In the Oryzias latipes chromosome 9, ASM223467v1 genome, one interval contains:
- the LOC101172909 gene encoding PR domain zinc finger protein 12: MGSVLPGSSRGLKPPPPPLSLADIITSDILHSFLYGRWRHVLGEQPQHHLQHEDLRTAPSPKTAFTAEVLAQSFSGEVQKLSSLVLPSEVIIAQSSVPGEGLGIFSKTWIKAGTEMGPFTGRLVSPEHIDLYKNNNLMWEVFNEDGTVRYFIDASQEDQRSWMTYIKCARNEQEQNLEVVQIGSSIFYKAVETIPPDQELLVWYGNSHNTFLGIPGIPGGDEEQTKKSKSDELHTCDGSSSSSSSSSSSSSTSLGRMRCVICHRGFNSRSNLRSHMRIHTLDKPFVCRFCNRRFSQSSTLRNHVRLHTGERPYKCHVCQSAYSQLAGLRAHQKSARHRPTGDGSNPGAGVVVVGGGGGMHSPPPSHPPQLTAVPHPASLVHHIPTMVL, translated from the exons ATGGGCTCCGTGCTGCCGGGCTCCTCGCGGGGTCTgaagccgccgccgccgccgctctcCCTCGCGGACATCATCACCTCCGACATCCTGCACAGCTTCCTGTACGGCCGCTGGAGGCACGTGCTCGGCGAGCAGCCGCAGCATCACCTGCAGCACGAGGACCTGCGCACCGCGCCGAGCCCCAAGACCGCCTTCACCGCCGAGGTGCTGGCGCAGTCCTTCTCCGGAG AGGTGCAGAAACTGTCCAGCCTGGTTTTACCCAGTGAGGTGATCATCGCTCAGAGCTCAGTTCCAG GAGAAGGACTGGGGATCTTCTCTAAGACCTGGATCAAAGCGGGGACAGAGATGGGGCCGTTCACGGGGCGCCTGGTGTCCCCCGAACACATCGACctgtacaaaaacaacaacctgatGTGGGAG GTGTTTAATGAAGACGGGACCGTCAGGTATTTCATTGATGCCAGTCAGGAGGACCAGAGGAGCTGGATGACCTACATCAAGTGTGCGCGGAACGAGCAGGAGCAGAACCTGGAGGTGGTTCAGATCGGCAGCAGCATTTTTTACAAGGCTGTGGAG ACGATCCCGCCGGACCAGGAGCTGCTTGTTTGGTACGGAAACTCCCACAACACCTTCCTGGGAATTCCTGGAATTCCAGGAGGAGATGAGGAGCAAACGAAGAAGAGTAAAAGTG ATGAGCTCCACACTTGTgatggctcctcctcctcttcatcgtcgtcttcctcctcctcttcaacCAGTCTGGGCCGCATGCGGTGTGTCATATGTCACCGTGGCTTCAATTCCCGCAGCAACCTGCGCTCTCACATGCGCATCCACACCCTGGACAAGCCCTTCGTGTGCCGCTTCTGCAACCGCCGCTTTAGCCAGTCCTCCACCCTGAGGAACCATGTGCGCCTGCACACCGGGGAGCGCCCCTACAAGTGCCACGTCTGCCAGTCCGCCTACTCCCAGCTGGCCGGCCTGCGGGCGCACCAGAAGAGCGCTCGGCACCGGCCCACTGGAGACGGCAGCAACCCCGGGGCGGGTGTGGTTGTggtggggggaggagggggaatGCACTCACCCCCTCCGTCTCACCCACCACAGCTGACCGCCGTGCCCCACCCAGCATCTCTAGTTCATCACATCCCGACCATGGTGCTGTGA